The proteins below are encoded in one region of Sander vitreus isolate 19-12246 chromosome 24, sanVit1, whole genome shotgun sequence:
- the gpr34a gene encoding putative G-protein coupled receptor 34a, whose product MTTSSASSFPFTLSASASSNSSLTVSTLSLPVSMSSFFATTSPPNQTVCSFDDTTLRLPLAVLYSLFFIFGLVGNLFALWVFLFLQSSRNSVRVFLINCAVADLVLLACLPFRVFYHVNGNKWVLGSVACKMVGNVFYMNMYISITLLGLISLDRYLRLKGKGRARRCMRMRLWGRSWAWTWVACGALWGLSLVPLVSMIATAEDKEDEDKEKCFQYKKRVQAKGKAYFNAVLVLLFWLVFIMLVVSYAKIASQLLRASRDKPDLPNAQRYEQTAKKSFFVLFLFTVCFVPYHAFRPIYIISQLRETDSCDYLKLIDRTNEVMLLFSAFNSCLDPVMYFLLSGSVRKTALQALGHRLGNRLLFLNEATSNSSMEIRRPSVPMAFPNRELNTPSVASKTSICVINSNLCRTGLTTLPITGQQ is encoded by the coding sequence ATGACCACCTCCTCTGCCTCTTCATTTCCCTTCACTCTTTCAGCCTCTGCATCGTCTAATTCCTCTCTTACTGTCTCTACTTTATCCCTCCCTGTTTCGATGTCATCCTTCTTCGCTACCACCTCTCCCCCAAACCAAACTGTGTGTTCGTTTGATGACACCACACTCCGTCTGCCGCTGGCGGTCCTATACTCCCTGTTCTTCATCTTTGGGCTCGTGGGTAACCTCTTCGCCCTGTGGGTCTTCCTTTTCCTACAGTCAAGCCGCAACTCTGTGCGGGTGTTCCTTATCAACTGTGCTGTAGCTGATCTGGTCCTCCTGGCGTGTCTGCCCTTCCGGGTTTTCTACCATGTTAATGGCAACAAGTGGGTACTGGGATCTGTAGCCTGCAAGATGGTGGGGAATGTGTTTTATATGAACATGTACATCAGTATTACATTACTGGGGCTCATCAGCTTGGACAGATACTTGAGGTTAAAGGGGAAAGGCAGAGCACGGAGATGCATGAGGATGAGGCTGTGGGGGCGCAGCTGGGCATGGACCTGGGTTGCCTGCGGAGCTCTGTGGGGTCTGTCACTGGTGCCGCTGGTGTCAATGATCGCCACAGCAGAGGACAAAGAGGACGAGGACAAGGAGAAATGCTTCCAATACAAGAAGCGTGTACAAGCCAAAGGGAAAGCCTACTTCAACGCGGTGCTGGTGTTGTTGTTTTGGCTCGTCTTCATCATGCTGGTGGTCTCCTATGCGAAAATTGCTTCCCAGTTGCTGAGGGCATCACGGGACAAGCCGGACCTTCCCAACGCACAGCGATATGAACAAACTGCCAAGAAGTCTTTCTTTGTCCTCTTTCTGTTCACCGTCTGCTTCGTGCCCTACCACGCCTTTCGCCCCATTTACATCATCTCCCAGCTCAGGGAAACAGATTCTTGTGACTACTTGAAACTGATAGACCGTACCAATGAGGTGATGCTATTGTTCTCCGCCTTCAATAGCTGTTTGGATCCTGTCATGTACTTTCTGTTATCTGGCTCAGTGCGTAAAACCGCCCTCCAAGCACTTGGCCATAGACTTGGCAACCGGCTTCTCTTCCTAAATGAAGCAACATCAAACAGCTCAATGGAGATCAGACGACCATCTGTACCTATGGCTTTTCCTAACCGTGAACTTAACACCCCCTCAGTCGCCTCCAAAACAAGTATCTGTGTCATCAACTCCAACCTCTGTCGCACAGGCCTGACCACGCTTCCAATTACTGGCCAACAGTGA